The genome window tgggagaacatccccaccgtaacacaacataaacacaacagaacaaatacccagaaccctttgcagcactaactcttctgggacgctacaaaatacacccccgctaccaccaaaccccctcacacacacacaccttgtagcgtcccagaagagttagtgctgcaaagggttctgggtatttgttctgttgtgtttatgttgtgttacggtgcggatgttctcccgaaatgtgtttgtcattcttgtttggtgtgggttcacagtgtggtgtatatttctaacagtgtaaaagttgtttattctggcaccctcagtgtaacctgtatcgctgttgattaagtatgcattacattcacttgtgtgtgtgtgcagaagccgcacttcttatgtgactgggccagcactcgttggactggatgaaaagcggacgtgactattATTGGGAGGGGCAGTGAAATTGGGAGTCTCCCGgtggggttggcaagtatgacaattggcaagtatgagatttaGCGGTGAATGAGGCGTTACCGCGGCAccaccgctgtatataatcgccgggccagctccagtgttaatatgatatcgcctcaagggccaagggaAATTACACGgcgagccaaatttggcccgcgggccagagtttgacacccatgcactaAAATAATATAATTCTTGAACCAATTGTTGAGGAAAGGAGATTTAATTTTGTAACATATGTCTTTATTGTTCCAAATGAAGTATTTCATAGGTGAAAAATTATGCTTGTATATAAGAGACCATGCCAGAAGGGCTtgtttgtggaagtttgaaagaaCAACAGGAATCCTATCAATGTTGTAGTTacacaataacaacatttttAGGCCTTCAAGGTTAGAAAATACATGATGAGAAATGAAGTTCCAAATTGAGGAAGGGTCATAGTGTCTTAtccaattaataaattaattcacATTTATTTgcaagatctcgcaaaaagtattgcgagatctcacaaaacatccatgtccctttaggggctccgtagaaaaCCAATTTAGAAATGTGGGACATTTTCAAACCtcaatacattagtttttttttttttgtgtgtgtgtgtgttgtgtatgtatgtgtttgtgtatatgtgggcttatgtatatgtgtgtgggtgtattaatgtgtatatatgtgtggatgtggatgtttatatgtatatgcatgcgtgtgtatatgtgtgtatgtgtatgtatatgtatatgcatatatgtatgtgtgtatgtatgtgtatatgaatgtgtaggtgtgtgcatgggtgtggatgtccggtggctcaattggcctggctgtggatgagttggggtaggtgggttggtggcctcggtggtagccgggggtgtgcgttgttgtggtttacggggtcggtcgcttttttgttttggtttcggcggccgcgggtgtttacgctgcggacgggcggtggtggtgatggttgctgcggtgataccagcggttggcatcgctgtgttgggttggagtggttgggggactgtggctggtgtctgtgcgcttgtggggttgtggggctggcgttggcttgccggctggtttgggggctggcgggcggacgggatgcattggcttcttcccccgttggggggctccttcccctggccgggactcgtatgggcacgttgctgtgtggatggccgggatgcggtgtttgcattgggcgtgggggctgtgcggtttttctgcgtttggttgccggtatgggctctgcagggttgggttggggcgggcgggggctggctttgtttggcggggggagggctcgcgtggcgtcacgttaaagtggtctggtgtgggtcacgggctgtggcgggggatggcggcctcctggccgtagttcctggttgtcggccgcgtggactggggggatgtccgggccctctactcctcctacttatagcgcacacaatcacacatatataggactttggggattgtcctgcggggaggcatggcggggggttgaggatgcctccaatggggctccagtcctcctgtcttgtcccctgctcgtccatccctcaatcttagctgcatattagacacttaggatttggggggcttggcttggttgggacccaccatgaccttgatgtcccccaattttaatcgcattattagttcccacaagcatacatatctcactcacgctacagtacacacatcaatagggactggaggtcggctgtaacggctgacctcctaattttaactacacagtagacactctgggggccttgtacacatgcatggggggtttggggttcggcgcatccctcattgcctcgtcggccggcgggtactgcggtctggtggcctgccaggcttttattcatttattattgttatatattttttttattttttatgtattttttatttttattatttacttatttttattttattttatttttttattttttatttatttattttttttaaatcttattatttatttgtgtgtggcgtcgcgcgggtctcacttcctgttgggtggggtccgtgcccgtgtggcccgaccttgcgctgtggggtctctgttggtgacttggtgtggtggcggcgcagcccccgtgtctggtctggatgctgtgtctcggttgtttgggcggtggtgtgtttgtgcgggtttgggttggggtggggggccttttggttgggggggttgttggtgtctcttgtttgcgtgttggcgttcgggctgactggcgggctggcgccggctggtctccgtggtcctggtggcgtgtggttgctggtcgcagttttttttttgattgctttgatttgattggctggtgctggctgtctggggttattgcggctgctgtttctgctgccgtttgtttgtggtgtgggcgcccgtggctgctgggtctggtgcaggggtgtggctgatgttgtgactggtggcagcgcgcgcgcgtgatggctgtcggggctgacgaactgtgtatatgtatgtatatgtgtgtgtatgtatgtatgtatatatatgtgtatgtgtacatatgtgtatgtatatgtatatatgtgtatgtgtgggtatgtatacatgtatgtgtgtatgtgtatgtatgtatgtatgtatatttctgggggtacgctctgggcctgcctgtcagacgggggtcgacgcctcaggctactgcatccgaactgcgtgtctggagctcctgggtcccgctgtccatcccttccgggtgcccgtcttggttggggcctgttgggcctagtccctgcgtctattgtggtagcttggtgctgcaaggtattccggggtgctgcgagtcggccagttgctggggtagtgaccttgtttgtcagcatgtctgtgatcttcttttaattcttttttttaattaattaatttctttatttatttatttatttattttgtaatatattttattaatattattttttaatttttcccctccctcagggggggggctcggcggggcggttgctggttgttccatctccatcgttggggtccctgcgggtggggtgggtggttcccgtggccctgtgcctgggtggtcctgcggcggccgatttgggtggggtggccgggggctggcctcgccgcgctctccgggggtggggggtgggctcgtgggggcccgtttgccggtggggcgggggcggtcttcccgtccggttgcggggagtctctgggtccctcgggcggggcgtctcgcctttctgcccgtgtggggtgtggtctctagctggcttggggtctggctgtcccctgcttttctcgtgccctgtcctctgccgggtgcgtcaaTACATTAGTTTTAATTTACAGGAATACTGGAATTGCTAACATTGGTTGAGAAAAGTGTGAAATATAGATGTGTATAAAGTTGTCCCATTCATTACGAATGACAAAAATATGTTCTGGAAAtgtgggatttttttgaaaattaaaaaaaatgttagcatatcTGTCATGAATGAGCTGAACATTTTCAAAGTGGGATGATTTGAATAGAAGGAAAATGTCGGAAAATAAGGTGGGTAAAAAAAAGCGTTGACTAATAATTTCGATAATTTCAATTTAAAATTAGATGAGTGGGACTGGTCCTCTGTGCTCGCGAGCAACCTGGTCGATGttgcttgggatcgcttcaaaacagcgttcctaaagatactaaatgacatggctcccgtgaaaacagtcaggatcaaagcccgctcgGAACAatggatgaatccggacctattagctgccataaaagacaggGACAGACaatactccgaataccaaaagtgtaaaacagaagtaATAATAtcaacctcaaatcactcctttcaactctcaaaaagcaatgctataaattaagaaataagtcaaccaacctgactaaatccttaaaaaaaaattacattaacgacaaaatagaggaaaacacaaataagccacgtgagctctggaaaattctcaacaaccagcttcctggttgcagccagaaacttaaaaccagactcaccaacatcagcatcaaggagggtgactcgctcattacagacaaaatggaggtagcaagcagacgtaacgcctttttcaccagcatagccgcaactcttgtcaacaagctgtcccaccactctggtcgctttggtgtagaacacattaaagccttctacagaaagctaggagtatccaacaatgatttcaaattagaaatggtcacagctgatgaggtgtttaaaaaattgagcgcgctccacccaaacaaggccaccggccttgataatattccctccagattcctcagggactctgcctccatcattgccccgatcatcacgcacataatgaACCTATCAATTACACAaagccaagtaccaaaagattttaaaatagcaagagtaactcccctctttaaaaaaggaagcaaattggaacctggcaactaccgacctgtttctattctcagttccatttcgaaagtaatggagaaaatagtttatgaacaggtcgatagttaccttgccactaataaaatcatgtacaaattccaatccggcttcagaactaaccactccactgacacatgccttctctatctgaccgaccacatcaaacatgaggtggacgcgggtaaatactgcggcatggtcatgctggaccttcagaaggcctttgacacagttaaccacgctatactgttggataagctcagagcaatcagatttaacaaaacctcatcgagctggatgcaatcttacttggaggggagggagcagGTGGTAGAGTTGaatggcaccgtgtcccccccaccctctcagtgagctgtggagtcccccaaggcagtgtattggggcctttactgttcctaatatacataaacgacttgtcatcggcatgcgactgtgaattgttcttgtttgcggatgactcggccttgctggtatcagacaaggacaagtaacaggtggagaaaatcctcagtgctgaactctgtagaacttgcacctggctcgctgacaacaagctatccatacacttgggtaaaacggaatccatcctatttgggtcccacatcaaccttaagaaaatcaatgacttcactataaaagtgggtgacattgttatcaccaggaaagatgaggtcacctacctaggttccattctagaggctaatctttcctgtgataaaatggcaaccaaggtaatcaaaaaggtcaaccaacgaacgagatttctctatagaatctcctctctgctcaacaaaagcactatgaagattctggcgggaactctcgttcaaccctttttcgattacgcatgcacctcctggtaccctagcacctccaaaaccctcaaatataaactccaaacatcccaaaacaagctagtcagattacttctagacctccaccccagatcccacctcactcctacccacttctccaaagtgggctggctcagggtggaggacagagtaaaacaacttgcactgagcctagtctataaaatccgctacacctccctgataccgaagcacatgtcaaactacttccttaacgtaaatgaccgccataaccacaacaccagggggagctccactaaccacgttaaacccagattccgaactaacaaaggtcttaagtcattctctttctatgccacattaatgtggaatgcactcccaacaggtataaaagaaagtgcatctctatcctccttcaaaaccgcaataaaagttcacctctaggcagctacaaccctaaactaacaccctccccggattgttaataatcaaatgtaaacaatcaaatgcagatactttttcttatgccttctgatctctctctctctctctctctctctctctctctctctctctctctctctgcccactacttgctgtccatattctaccaagtcagacctacactgttccaatatccatttctctgttctcaattgttaatgactgatgataacaaccaaaccccgccccttccacaccccggattgtaaataatgtaaataattcaatgtgattatcctgtgtgatgactgtattatgatgatagtatatatctgatactatatatgataaatgggttgtacttgtatatcgcttttctaccttcaaggtactcaaagcgctttgacactacttccacatttacccattcacacacacattcacatctgtatcatgaatcaatttaagcggacaccgacttaaacaagttgaaaaacttattcgggtgttaccatttagtggtcaattgtacggaatatgtacttcactgtgcaacctactaataaaagtctcaatcaatcaatcaaaaaaaactaCTGGGCCTACTTTTTCTACCGCGCATGCGTTGATGAGATGTGATCCGGCGTCCGGTAGGCGGTGCTGTAGGCTACTAGTGTTGGTGACGTTCCTCAGTTACATGTGACATTGAGGGACCAGAAGAGGGTAAGGCTAAAATGTAcacaacttttttaaattttttccatGGTTTATTCTAATTACTCATCTTAAATGTATTCACAATCATGTCAAACATGACTGAATTTAAAGGGCAACTATGCTACATGGGTGGCAACGTTTACaaattagcacgctaacgttagctaaCCATTGACTAGGAGGCATATGTTTAGCTAGCAGTAGCATAAATTGTTTTCATCTCTCCTACTAGCAGCAACCATGAGACTGACGGCGCTCCTGGCAGTAGCAGCCCGGGTCGTCGTACCCAAAGATTACCGCTACGGTACGAACAGACCTTGGACGGTGGCTGCCAAGAGGCTCAATCCTCCGGGCAAGAGGAGGAAGAAGGTGCACGTAGAGCCTATAGCTAACGAAGACTGGTCTGTgttccgtggcgacaccgtaagttacacagagtttttcaaccactgtgccgtggaacactagtgtgccgtgagatattgtctggtgtgccttgGGAAATTATGCGacatcacctaattggtccaacaaaaataattttttgtcaaatCAATCAttttaatctgcaaataatgtgcctgtgctgtgtagaactctacagggtaacatacttgccaaccttgagacctccaaattcgggtgatggcgggggtgtatattgtagcccggaagagttagggctgcaaggggttctgggtatttgttctgttgtgtttatgttgtgttacggtgcagatgttctcccgaaatgtgtttgtcattcttgtttggtgtgggttcacagtgtggcgcatatttgtaacagtgttaaagttgtttataaggccactctcagtgtgacctgtatggctattgatcaagtatgtcttccagtcacttacgtgtgtctgtagaagccgcatacaacatgatactggGCCGGTAAGCTGttttatggagaaaaagcggacgcgacgagcAGTTGTAGAGGACGccgaaggcagtgccatcacggcacgccctcaatattgttgaccGGGCGAAaaccgggagaaattcgggagaatggttgccctgggagattttcgggaggggcactgaaattcgggagtctcccgtaaaaatcgggagggttggcaagtatgcagggtAACCACATaaaactccatgtcagtaggtggtagggatgtcccgatccaggtttttgcacttccgatccgataccgatgttgtttttgcacttccgatccgatatcgatactgaccgatactggcctatccgagcatgtattaaagtttaaagttatttagcctacttaattgtcagaatcatgttgaaaagggttttagtactcttgataacaactagccagctgaattaggggagtttgaataatacacaatggttggtaacaagaaactgacctatttattcaaggataaacacaaaatagacaaaattatacatgacaaacagaaatggcatcattgaactaggctgggcgatatggcctttttttaatattgcgatattttaaggccatattgcgatacacgatatataactcgatattttgccttagccttgaatgaacacttgatgcatataatcacagcagtatgatgattctatgatgtgtctacattaaaacattcttcttcatactgcattaatatatgctacttttaaactttcatgcagagaaggaaatcacaactaaaaaaaatcactatttttttcatacggtgttgatctggaaatgtttgcctcggcattttgatggtgtgggcgtgtggcaccgaatggagataagcgcctcgatagacgttacaatatttgaacaatgatgacgaaaactgttttctctgtcgtgtccgtgtgtcgaaaattgttatgcgcttatttttttatttgattttgtgcgtggcatagatttgccgtgcacagaggacgcttgagcagtgcgcaattgcacaggcgcgcaccttagagggaacgttgctcgcacggctgcgctagcatcacagctaacgttagccatgctgccacgtctctgctgggagagggcgtatacgtatgtgacgtatgacgtgacagtatgtgacgtgtgtaagaaggtgcgcttgctgtctgtgagagggagacacaggaaagagtgagaagagcctgtcgtgtaatgccagcagctaaaagcaactgcgtgagaatccacagacctgtggatgtgttgaaggtgtgctggaaaatgcggaacggaaattagggatcagcagaaaagtggaatgtattatttaaatcggtgcattggaaaacacggacgggaggttttttttaaactggatctcgatcggcattttcccatgccttgccgatacgcattttttggcaaatatcggcggtcgatcagatccaaatatcggatcgggacatccctagtaggtggcagcaggtagttaatttctttgtaaaagtcggaatgtgtggGGTGAGACtaggatgcatacttgccaaccctcccgatttttccgggagattcccgaatttcagtgcccctcccgaaaatctcccggggcaaccattctcccgaatttctcccgatttccacccggacaacaatattgggggcgtgccttaaaggcactacctttagcgtcctctacaacctgtccgcttttcctccatataaacagcgtgccggcccagtcacataatatatgcggcttttacacacaagtgaatgcaatacatacttgatcaatagccatacaggtcacactgagggtggccgtataaacaactttaacactgttacaaatatgcgccacactgtgaacccacaccaaacaacaatgacaaacacatttcgggagaacatccgcaccgtaacacaacataaacacaacagaacaaatacccagaaccccttgcagcactaactcttccgggacgctacaatatacacccccgctaccaccaagccccccacccccatctcccgaattcggaggtctcaaggttggcaagtatggtgagaggcagtgtgaaggtaaaaaaggtatgtaatgcttaaaccttaaatgaacaaaaaggaaaggaaaaagcaatggctatgcaaaacgaaagtaaaactgaactggctacaaagtaaacagaaacagaatgctggacgacagcaaaaacttacggcgtccacaaagtacatccgtacatgacatgacaatcaaaaatgtccacacaaagaaggatagcaacaacttaaatggtcttgcttgctaacacaaagcaggtgcggggaatagagctcaagggaagacatgaaactgctacaggaaaacaccaacaaaacaggaagggtcaccaaaataacagcgcaagacaagaactaaagcactacacacaggaaaacaccaacaaactcaaaataaggcatgacgacctggtggagttttattttttttaacgttttctgctggtggtgtgttgccgtattttttaatggaaaaaaatgtgccttgcctcaaaaaaggttgaaaaacactgagttagCAGACACGCCAGGTAGTTAAACGTGTTATCTTGGATGTGgggtctgagccgaggatgtcgttgtggcttgtgcagccctttgagacacatgtgatttaggactatataaataaactttgattgattggatGCAAATGTGTCAATCAACATGACAAAGATTGGCAAAATTGTCCAGAAGATGTCCTTTAAATGCTGAATGGGGTGTCCTAAAGTGACATTGCTGGCCCCCCCCCATGGGTTGTGGTCAAAATGTTTTggaagacaacatttttgataaTAGTCAAATGTTTGCGTTGTAGAGCAGCATATTTTGCGTGAGAAATTTCAACTTATTATTACTGATTTATTATTGAGGGATGTAGAAACTTTGTCCCAATAGGGACAGAAATTCTCATTTGACAGGCCCAACAATAAACACAACTTACATCATTAACAAAAAGTGCAGTACATAAAAAGGAGGACTTATATTTGATTTTGTTCAGAATGATTATAGCAGGATTTTTTGTAGATGTTTTTCCAGGCCCATGGGACTTTGTACTAACGTCTGCCTGATGGCAGGAACTGTAAAGACCAGTGGAGAGGGTAATAGGAGTCGTCCGTGATCAGGGTGGCTCTCCTGACCACAGAGCGGTCATACAGTTCGGAAAGGGTGGTTTGTGGTAACAACACGGCAGAGTTTGGTTTTGTGTTTGGTAAATGAATTGTACCAGGATGAGATGTTAAAGATGAAAATGGATTCAATTAGTGATTTGTAAACAGAGTtaaaatgtgtttgctgacataAAAAGTCCTTAGTTTCTTCTTCAGGTCGGGTCTCAGCCTGATGTGAGAAACCGAGACGGTTGTCAGTCTCTGgaggttttggaattttttttagagtgctttataggcgaATCCCATtatctccattgttagctgactcttgctggcGTTTATTTATGtggtagaatgcataaaaaaaagaaaaacatacgtgttcttgtcttacataagggttATCACAATCTTGGTGCACATAATTtaaaaagaaagtgcagttcccctatcaaatgtccgctctcactgggatgctgactgatagaATGGTTGTAGTTTTCAGCATTTGTGCTGTCCTTGAGCTGGTAATTTCAGaataatcctcactcctcagaTCAAAAAAATGCTACCTACCGGTGTTGCCATGGTGTTATAATATGTTCCATTGTTTAATAGCCATATAGTATCAAGTTGTTAATTGTGGTGGTGTTTCCACAATCTTCTACTACTCAGGTGGAATTAAAGATATATAATCTAGCAATACCTGTTCTTGACTCAAAGGCAATACAACAGAAGCAGCTCAAGATTCTCCTCAAATGTGTTCTTCTGTATTTTATGGCGGGTCGCAACACAAGCTAGCTAGTAGCTGCCTACTCGCTACTGGTCAGCGGAGCAATGTAAGCAAGGCGATGTGTCACGATGCcagaaaatcttacaattacAATTTCGCTAAGGTTTGGGTTATATGCAGGTCATGGCATGTAAAAGGAGCgttgttggcgttttttggatggtttttttttttcttattagagcgctttataggcggaaaacATGAAACCAAATTACCCGCAGTActtgcagtttttcactatttataaCTCTCATAAAAGGGATatgcatgtgttcttgtctcatataAGGATTGTTACTGATgggcaaaaattacaaaaaaaagtgcaagtTTCCTTCAAAGAGTGACCTAAAGATGGTGTTTATTTTCTAATGTGTCTCTCAGGTTGAGATTCTGGCTGGGAAGGACAAAGGCAAACAGGGGAGAGTGATCCAAGTCCTCCGAAAAAGAAATTGGGTCATACTGGAGGCTCTGAATACAGTAAGATCACTTTTACATACAGTAAACAGTAGTTCTGCCCTCTGCTAGAGGCCTCTTCTGAGCCTTTTATGGTGTAAACTAACTGTCGCTTTGAACGGAAGCATTACAGATACATTGGAAAAACTGGAGATTACAGAGGGTCCTACATCGCCAGTGAGGCTCCAATTCTACTGCGGGATATCGCCCTTGTTGACCCCTTTGACAGGTAGCTTGCTAAAGGGTATATTTACAACTTTTTGAAGAGTCGAGCGCGGAGCTACATTTAGCACGCATGTATGACATAATGAAAGATAATGTTGCTCCCTCCCGAGTTACTTAATAATAAGCTACTTTCTCAATGTTATGTAATTTGGACATACCAATGTTTTCCTACTTCCAGGAAGCCTTCTGATGTGGAATGGCGGTTCACCGAGGAGGGAGAACGAGTCAGAGTCTCACTCCGGACCGGTCGCATCATCCCCAAGCCCATCCCGGAGCGGCGAGACGGCATCGTGCCACAACAGTGGAAAGGTGGCGCTAATCCAGTATGCGTTATTGTTTTGTGTGGTCGCCGTTTTCTGTATTTCATTTTCATGTTCTTTTCGCCTCAGATGGTCCAAAAGATACCAGCCCAGAAGAAACTCTTGAAAAGACCTACACACCATCACTGAAGACCCTGGAGGAAGAGGTGATGGAGAAGATGGGCATCCAGGAGAACAGAAGGCACCGGTCATCTTACTGGTACTGAGTGCAGAGACTcttgttccccccccccccccccccccttttttttttttttttttttttttttttttttaaagatgtcacCTGAACACACCTCCATGAATCTGATCATTCTAAACGGTTTCTGTATTCAAACTCTACATtctcatattataaataaatgtcatacttCCACTTCAACTCTCGATAGACAAAAAAGTATTCCTTTATATGTATTCTTTCAGTTTGATAATGAGTTCCTCCAAGCAGCAGGTGTCGCTTTTGGCTATAGAAAAACATCTCCCAGCAAGAGGCCTTTACAGGCCAAAGGCAGGCATACTGTATAATTTAGGGAGCAAATAGTCAGGAATTTGTGCGGCCCATAAGCGAAAAGATGTTTGGCACTTGCATTCCTCCCATAGCCACAGCCCTGGGAAAGTTTATTGTTTAATTATAACTAAAAGGTAGGTTGATGAGGCAGTGATACATCATTATGTTGCCTCTAAAGCAGTTTGTTGCACCGTTAGCTTCAATTTTGGTACTAATG of Nerophis lumbriciformis linkage group LG37, RoL_Nlum_v2.1, whole genome shotgun sequence contains these proteins:
- the mrpl24 gene encoding large ribosomal subunit protein uL24m translates to MRLTALLAVAARVVVPKDYRYGTNRPWTVAAKRLNPPGKRRKKVHVEPIANEDWSVFRGDTVEILAGKDKGKQGRVIQVLRKRNWVILEALNTHYRYIGKTGDYRGSYIASEAPILLRDIALVDPFDRKPSDVEWRFTEEGERVRVSLRTGRIIPKPIPERRDGIVPQQWKDGPKDTSPEETLEKTYTPSLKTLEEEVMEKMGIQENRRHRSSYWY